In a genomic window of Gossypium arboreum isolate Shixiya-1 chromosome 7, ASM2569848v2, whole genome shotgun sequence:
- the LOC108460312 gene encoding uncharacterized protein At1g03900: protein MSFDEEDSIEHTLLVVREVSVFKIPPRSTSGGYKCGEWLQSDKIWSGRLRVVSCKDRCEIRLEDPNSGELFAACFIHPGQRESSVEPALDSSRYFVLKIEDGNGKHAFIGLGFNERNEAFDFNVALSDHEKHVRRENEKETGETSDSDSHIDIHPAVNHRLKEGETIRINVKHKPSSGTGMLSAAGLSASGKPKTLSLAPPPSGAGKTRSPLPPPPNDPVAARLASTSQGVGQRAPKENMKQTNPSTYFSQLERNHLPATGSGSTKTTASGWAAF from the exons ATGTCGTTCGATGAAGAAGACTCTATTGAACACACCCTCCTCGTAGTTCGCGAAGTCTCCGTCTTCAAAATCCCGCCCCGCTCCACCTCCGGCGGTTACAAATGCGGGGAGTGGCTCCAATCCGACAAGATCTGGTCTGGTCGACTCCGGGTTGTCTCCTGCAAGGACCGTTGTGAGATCCGGTTAGAGGATCCCAACTCGGGTGAGCTTTTTGCCGCTTGTTTCATCCACCCGGGACAGCGCGAGAGTTCCGTCGAGCCGGCTCTCGATTCATCTCGATACTTCGTGCTCAAGATCGAGGATGGCAATGGAAAACACGCGTTTATTGGGCTCGGTTTTAATGAACGGAACGAGGCGTTTGATTTCAACGTGGCGTTGTCAGATCACGAGAAGCATGTTAGAAGAGAGAACGAGAAAGAGACTGGCGAGACGAGTGACAGTGATTCTCATATTGATATTCATCCCGCTGTTAATCATAGATTGAAG GAAGGTGAGACTATCCGGATTAATGTGAAGCACAAGCCATCTAGTGGAACCGGTATGCTTTCAGCTGCGGGATTGTCTGCTAGTGGAAAGCCTAAGACCTTGAGCCTTGCTCCACCACCCAGTGGTGCTGGAAAAACAAGGTCTCCTCTCCCACCCCCTCCCAATGACCCTGTTGCTGCTCGGCTTGCCTCTACTAGTCAAGGTGTTGGTCAAAGAGCACCCAAAGAAAACATGAAACAAACCAacccatcaacatatttttctcAACTAGAG AGGAATCACCTTCCAGCAACCGGATCAGGATCTACGAAGACCACTGCATCAGGATGGGCAGCTTTCTAA
- the LOC108481480 gene encoding uncharacterized protein LOC108481480 yields MSVEARNEVDHDVNNGGSSAKNESRIGSETPVMDSVGAKQFRDTKPRLEGHIDEILLRVIAEALQRVDGSTPTTFLASVIRQALIKELRKYGATEFMGLKGIDPSSAEAWLKSTNRVLQQLGCTPGECVTFAVSLLEEEAYLWWQTVTRHVSADRIDWEFFQSEFQKKYVGELYLEDRKHEFLTLKQGEMSVMDYEREFLRLSKYASELVPTEEESCKRFLQGLRDELKVQLVSHKIKEFVDLTERAKMVEHVLGLDKKFEFSRAIGKRAGTSSSYQTSKRAKETRESRRTTSKISKLERA; encoded by the coding sequence ATGTCTGTAGAAGCCAGAAATGAAGTTGATCATGATGTAAATAACGGTGGTTCTTCCGCTAAGAATGAAAGTAGAATTGGGTCAGAAACACCTGTTATGGACTCAGTTGGTGCTAAACAGTTTAGAGATACTAAACCTAGACTCGAGGGTCATATTGATGAGATCTTGCTCCGTGTTATAGCAGAAGCTCTTCAACGAGTAGATGGATCTACTCCTACAACTTTTCTAGCGTCAGTAATTCGACAAGCACTGATAAAAGAATTGCGAAAATATGGTGCCACAGAATTTATGGGTTTAAAAGGGATTGATCCATCATCAGCTGAAGCTTGGTTGAAATCAACAAATCGAGTATTGCAACAGCTCGGGTGTACTCCAGGGGAATGTGTCACATTCGCTGTCTCTCTTTTGGAAGAAGAGGCGTATCTATGGTGGCAGACAGTTACCCGTCATGTATCAGCGGATCGGATTGATTGGGAATTTTTTCAGtctgaatttcaaaagaaatacgtTGGTGAATTATATTTGGAAGACCGGAAACATGAGTTCTTAACATTAAAGCAGGGTGAGATGTCTGTGATGGATTATGAGCGTGAGTTTCTTCGGCTTAGTAAATATGCCTCGGAGCTTGTGCCAACAGAAGAAGAGAGTTGTAAGCGGTTCCTTCAAGGATTGCGAGATGAACTCAAAGTTCAGTTGGTTTCTCATAAAATTAAGGAGTTTGTTGACTTGACTGAACGAGCTAAAATGGTAGAACACGTCTTGGGTCTTGATAAGAAATTTGAATTCTCTCGAGCTATTGGGAAACGAGCAGGGACTTCTAGTTCGTATCAGACATCTAAGAGAGCTAAAGAAACTCGTGAGTCTAGGAGAACGACctcaaaaatttctaaacttgAGAGAGCTTGA